A stretch of DNA from Micromonospora sp. WMMD1155:
ACCCGTCGTCGCCGGCGCCGGCCCGTCCGGGACCGCCGCCGGCCGACCCGACCGCCTCGAGTGGGCGGGTAGCTGGGCCACCGCGGTCACCCGCGGCAACTCGGTCGGGCTGACCAACACCGGCCTCAACAACCAGAGCGTCCGGATGGTCGTGCACGTCTCGGTGGGCGGCCCGGCACTGCGGGTGCGGCTGAGCAACCTGTACGGCGAGCAGGCGGTCGCCGTCGGCCGGGCCACCGTCGCCCGACCGAACACCGCCACCGCCGACGACCTGTCCGACATCGATCCGGCGTCGCTGCGCCCGCTGACCTTCAGCGGCGCGGCCTCGGCGAGCATGAACCGGGGCGCCGAGCTGCTCAGTGACCCGTTGGCGTTCCCGGTCGCGGACGACAGCGACCTGGTGGTCACTGTGCACTTCCCGACGCCGACCGGCCCGACCACCTTCCACGGGCAGTCCCAGCAGGCCAACTTCATCGGCGCCGGCGACCTGACCGGGGCCGCCGAGGGCACCGGGTTCACCACCCGCCCCACCTGCTGCTGGTTCTTCCTGTCCGGCATCGACGTGCAGCGCAAGGCGACCCCGGGCGCCCTGGTGGTGCTCAGCGACTCCATCGGCGACGGCAACGGCAGCACCGTCAACGCCAACCGGCGCTGGCCGAACCGGCTGTCCGACCGGCTGCTCGCCGCCCGCCCGGACGCCCGCACCCCCGGTGTGCTCAACCTCAGCCTGGCCGGCAACCGCCTCAACCACGAGGGCACCGAGCCGGGTGACGGCGACTACCCCGGCTACCACCAGCTCGGCCCGAACGCGGCGGCCCGGCTCAACGAGGACGTGTTTCCCCAGACCGGGGTGCG
This window harbors:
- a CDS encoding SGNH/GDSL hydrolase family protein, which produces MSTPKRWHVVAAAAAVLVTGTPVVAGAGPSGTAAGRPDRLEWAGSWATAVTRGNSVGLTNTGLNNQSVRMVVHVSVGGPALRVRLSNLYGEQAVAVGRATVARPNTATADDLSDIDPASLRPLTFSGAASASMNRGAELLSDPLAFPVADDSDLVVTVHFPTPTGPTTFHGQSQQANFIGAGDLTGAAEGTGFTTRPTCCWFFLSGIDVQRKATPGALVVLSDSIGDGNGSTVNANRRWPNRLSDRLLAARPDARTPGVLNLSLAGNRLNHEGTEPGDGDYPGYHQLGPNAAARLNEDVFPQTGVRTVVTHLGINDIWMSNDSPEAIIATLRQINQQVQQRGLTSLVATLTPYEGHGAPGVWTAQKEATRQAVNTYLRGSGEFDGLLDFDRVLRDPARPSALLPAYDSGDHIHPNDAGNQALADAVPLRLLGL